DNA sequence from the Paenibacillus azoreducens genome:
CAAAGTTTTGTTTTATGAGTTTCTGGACCGGATGACGATCAATGTATCCGAGTTTTGGCGCAATCCCAACAGGTGGGAGGTTCTGCGCGACGTCATTTTGCCCGAGTTGACGGGCGTGAATGGACGCGGTTTGAAGGTTTGGAGCGCTGCCTGTTCCACAGGGGAGGAGCCATATACGTTGGCGATGATTCTGGATGGCAAAGGACTGCTTTCGAGTGCAAGCCTCGCAGCGACGGACATTGACGATGGGGCGCTGGCCAAAGCCAAGCAAGGACTTTATGTGGAGCGTTCGCTTAAGGATGTTCCTAAGGATGTGGCTGCCCGTTATTTCTCGCAGGATGGCGTGTTTTATAAATTCAGTGAAGAGCTGAAAAAACATGTGCAATTCCGCAAGCAAAACCTGCTCCTTGACCGGTTTGAGGAGGGACATGATCTGATTGTCTGCCGGAATGTCATGATTTATTTCACCGAAGAGGCCAAAAACAAGCTGTATCATAAATTCGCGGCAGCGCTTCGGCCCGGGGGATATTTATTTGTCGGCAGCACGGAGCAAATTTTCAGTCCCGGACAATACGGGCTGGAACCGACGGAGACGTTTTTTTACCGAAAAAAATCTTAACATCCTATATAAGTGCGAGTTTCTTCCTGATTCACTTCGAGAATCATAACCGGACTTTTTAAACAACCTCTACTTGCAGGTATAAATGAAGCTGATTGAAACGATACTATGACTAACACGGTCATCTGAAAGTGGGGATCAGCTCATTATGGATAAAAGGAAGGTTATTAACGCTTATCGCCGCGGCTTTATTACGATCCAGGAATGCGGGCAAATCCTAGGCATCGAGGATATCAGGTTAAACCGCATGGTACAGGATTCCGTGGAAAACCTAACCGAAGACATAAAGCCTTCCGGCAGGTTTACCGTCAACAGCAGCAAGGCGGAATAAGGCGCCGTCCCTTGAATCTAAGGGACTGGCGTCTTTATTGTTATTTTGAGGGTCCCCGCAAA
Encoded proteins:
- a CDS encoding CheR family methyltransferase; amino-acid sequence: MDVRPFSQNGGTTAGTCQPDQDYLNFIQNIKQSTGIDLAEYKEAQMKRRLTTLRVKNGYSTFASFYEAISKDKVLFYEFLDRMTINVSEFWRNPNRWEVLRDVILPELTGVNGRGLKVWSAACSTGEEPYTLAMILDGKGLLSSASLAATDIDDGALAKAKQGLYVERSLKDVPKDVAARYFSQDGVFYKFSEELKKHVQFRKQNLLLDRFEEGHDLIVCRNVMIYFTEEAKNKLYHKFAAALRPGGYLFVGSTEQIFSPGQYGLEPTETFFYRKKS